A stretch of the Cheilinus undulatus linkage group 11, ASM1832078v1, whole genome shotgun sequence genome encodes the following:
- the zgc:86609 gene encoding TMCO1/EMC3 family protein, with amino-acid sequence MAGPELLLDSSIRLWVVLPIVFITFFVGIIRHYVTQLLQSDKKIDLEQVSDSQVLLRSRILRENGKYIPRQSFAMRKNYFNNAETGFFKRVKRKVVPKNPMTDSSMVTDMMKGNLTNVLPMILIGGWINWAFSGFVITKVPFPLTLRFKPMLQRGIDLLSLDASWVSSASWYFLNVFGLRSMYSLILGQDNAADQSRIMQDQMTGAAMAMPPDPNKAFKSEWEALEIVEHKWALENVEEELMSKDLNFGNFFSQDLKSRMS; translated from the exons ATGGCCGGTCCAGAGCTCCTGCTGGACTCCAGCATCCGGCTGTGGGTTGTCCTGCCCATCGTCTTCATCACCTTCTTTGTGGGCATCATCCGTCACTACGTCACCCAGCTGCTGCAGAGCGACAAGAAGATCGACCTGGAGCAGGTTTCTGACAG TCAGGTGCTCCTGCGCAGTCGCATCCTCAGAGAGAATGGGAAGTACATTCCTCGCCAG tcTTTCGCCATGAGGAAAAATTACTTCAACAATGCAGAGACGGGCTTCTTCAAGAGGGTCAAGAGGAAGGTCGTCCCCAAGAACCCCATGACTG actcCAGCATGGTGACGGACATGATGAAGGGAAATCTGACCAACGTCCTCCCCATGATTTTGATTGGTGGATGGATCAACTGGGCTTTCTCTGGATTCGTGATCA CGAAGGTGCCGTTCCCTCTCACACTGAGGTTTAAGCCGATGTTGCAGCGAGGGATCGACCTGCTGTCTCTGGATGCCTCCTG GGTGAGTTCGGCGTCATGGTACTTCCTGAACGTGTTTGGGCTGAGGAGCATGTACAGCCTCATCCTGGGACAGGACAACG CTGCAGACCAATCACGGATCATGCAGGACCAGATGACCGGCGCTGCCATGGCGATGCCCCCTGACCCCAACAAGGCATTCAAG agcgAGTGGGAGGCGCTGGAGATCGTGGAACATAAGTGGGCGTTGGAGAACGTGGAGGAGGAGCTGATGTCCAAAGACCTCAACTTTGGAAACTTCTTCAGCCAGGACCTCAAGTCCAGGATGTCCTGA